One Gloeobacter morelensis MG652769 DNA window includes the following coding sequences:
- a CDS encoding metal-dependent hydrolase, producing the protein MNGGTHVAIANLAYLALGLVTQTQGWSLPVDWSHLAAVSVAGVLADIDCPTSWLGLQVPLLGRLLERNLGRRGWMHTFWAALLVSVPWLGASWSLALAVFVGYTSHLACDGFTWPGLRPWPPFPLPFGVVLFRNGGFWDVVIGMVAIIGSWICLVHRVGSAAARAIEDPLTWGLILLLVALLPGWLLSTTIRRI; encoded by the coding sequence ATGAACGGCGGCACCCATGTGGCCATCGCCAACCTGGCTTACCTGGCTTTGGGTCTGGTGACCCAGACCCAGGGCTGGTCTTTGCCGGTCGACTGGTCCCATCTGGCGGCGGTATCGGTGGCCGGGGTACTCGCCGATATCGACTGCCCCACCTCCTGGTTGGGCTTGCAGGTGCCGCTGCTGGGCCGCCTGCTGGAGCGGAATCTGGGCCGCCGCGGTTGGATGCATACGTTTTGGGCGGCCTTACTGGTGAGCGTGCCCTGGCTGGGGGCCAGCTGGAGCCTCGCCCTGGCCGTGTTCGTAGGCTACACCTCCCACCTGGCGTGCGATGGGTTCACCTGGCCGGGCCTGCGCCCCTGGCCGCCGTTTCCACTGCCCTTCGGGGTGGTGCTGTTTCGCAACGGTGGCTTTTGGGACGTGGTTATCGGCATGGTGGCGATTATCGGCAGCTGGATCTGCCTGGTCCACCGGGTCGGCTCCGCTGCCGCCCGCGCTATCGAAGATCCGCTGACCTGGGGTCTGATCTTGCTGTTGGTAGCCCTGCTGCCGGGCTGGCTACTGTCCACCACGATCCGGCGCATCTGA
- a CDS encoding FAD-binding oxidoreductase translates to MSTTSRPIFQTLEAIVGNTGWYALDRCSPAKPWIFKQIGLDPETPVVLPDSPTLLAEVMICAHRERWRVLPVGHSSKLGWGTLPRGADLLVGTARLDRLVEHAAGDLTVTAEAGIGFAVLQEKLAQANQFLALDPAYSEGASLGGILSTADSGPLRHRYGGVRDMCLGISVVRADGKMVKAGGRVVKNVAGYDLMKLFTGAFGTLGIVSELTFRLHPLPEAWRTVVLGAPTAEDLSRAAASLLASALAPLAVEIVDESTLAGLGLGDKSGLLVRFGGIEASVREQSTRLLALAPGLSPQVLEGQEEGKLWEQLRSYFWRTATPEAVVCKLGMPPARAVAVLGCARERGAQVCVRGGNGVGIVRWEAPNAAAVVAVRDFCRAEGGYLTILEAPAALKDTLDVWDIAPGTAALMGRLRRQFDPEQIFACRPFGPG, encoded by the coding sequence GTGAGCACGACTTCCAGACCGATCTTTCAGACCCTCGAAGCGATCGTGGGCAATACCGGCTGGTACGCACTCGATCGATGTTCTCCTGCCAAGCCGTGGATCTTCAAACAAATAGGCCTCGATCCCGAAACACCTGTGGTGCTGCCGGACAGCCCCACGTTGCTTGCCGAGGTGATGATCTGTGCCCATCGCGAGCGCTGGCGGGTTCTGCCCGTGGGCCACAGCTCCAAGCTCGGTTGGGGAACACTGCCCCGGGGAGCCGATCTGCTGGTGGGCACCGCCAGACTCGACCGGCTCGTCGAGCACGCCGCCGGGGATCTGACCGTCACCGCCGAGGCAGGTATCGGCTTTGCTGTGCTGCAGGAAAAGCTGGCCCAAGCCAACCAGTTTCTCGCCCTTGACCCTGCCTATTCCGAAGGAGCTTCCCTGGGCGGGATACTCTCCACCGCCGATAGCGGCCCTTTGCGCCACCGCTACGGCGGGGTGCGCGACATGTGCCTGGGGATATCCGTAGTGCGCGCCGACGGCAAAATGGTCAAAGCCGGCGGGCGCGTGGTCAAAAACGTGGCGGGCTACGACCTGATGAAGCTATTCACCGGCGCCTTCGGCACCCTCGGGATCGTTTCAGAGCTGACCTTCAGGCTCCATCCGCTGCCTGAAGCCTGGCGCACGGTGGTGCTGGGCGCACCGACAGCGGAGGATCTATCCCGTGCGGCTGCCTCGCTGCTCGCTTCAGCCCTCGCGCCACTGGCAGTAGAAATCGTCGACGAAAGCACCCTTGCGGGATTGGGATTGGGCGACAAGTCGGGACTATTGGTGCGCTTTGGCGGGATCGAGGCGAGTGTGCGTGAGCAAAGTACGCGGCTGTTGGCTCTTGCTCCCGGTCTCTCGCCGCAAGTCCTCGAAGGGCAGGAGGAAGGGAAACTCTGGGAGCAGTTACGCTCTTATTTCTGGCGGACAGCGACTCCCGAGGCGGTGGTCTGCAAGCTGGGGATGCCGCCCGCGCGGGCGGTGGCAGTCCTGGGGTGTGCCCGCGAGCGAGGCGCGCAGGTGTGTGTACGCGGCGGCAACGGCGTCGGGATCGTGCGTTGGGAAGCCCCGAATGCCGCTGCGGTGGTCGCGGTGCGCGATTTTTGCCGCGCCGAGGGCGGCTATTTGACCATTCTGGAAGCCCCCGCCGCCCTCAAAGACACCCTCGATGTCTGGGATATCGCCCCCGGCACCGCCGCCTTGATGGGCCGCCTCCGCCGCCAGTTCGACCCTGAACAGATTTTTGCCTGCCGCCCTTTCGGGCCAGGCTAA
- a CDS encoding helix-turn-helix transcriptional regulator: MSRSSTEHDSARVAVISDHPLTAYALKKLIEECTPLDLVLHVTTGSISREIFTQTPIDFVVFEVRSAGPFEHQIVQNLRAWSPQLRLLVVLLSANLEGATRFMESGADSLWTEQSSVSVLLRAMRKTTLGQRWVDPACEGTRTLLESNQSPQMAAAPVVPDHRAGGTQAVSLSRREREILQLIQQGFSNQQIADHLYLSVNTVKNHMSRIFAKLSATNRTQAVLKAMSSGGE, translated from the coding sequence ATGTCTCGTTCATCCACAGAACACGACAGCGCCAGGGTTGCGGTCATATCCGATCACCCGCTCACAGCTTATGCACTCAAAAAGCTCATTGAGGAGTGCACGCCGTTGGATCTGGTTTTGCACGTAACCACCGGATCGATCAGCCGCGAAATATTTACGCAGACTCCTATCGACTTTGTCGTCTTTGAAGTGCGTTCCGCTGGGCCTTTCGAGCATCAAATCGTTCAGAATCTGCGAGCCTGGTCTCCGCAGTTGCGCCTACTGGTCGTGCTTTTGTCCGCGAACCTTGAAGGTGCGACCAGGTTCATGGAATCGGGGGCCGACAGCCTCTGGACCGAGCAATCTTCGGTCTCGGTTTTACTGCGGGCGATGCGTAAAACCACCCTGGGACAGCGGTGGGTGGATCCGGCCTGCGAGGGCACCCGGACGCTGCTCGAATCGAACCAATCGCCCCAGATGGCTGCCGCGCCGGTGGTTCCAGACCACCGCGCCGGGGGCACGCAGGCCGTGTCGCTCTCCCGTCGCGAGCGCGAGATTTTGCAACTGATTCAGCAGGGATTTTCTAATCAGCAGATTGCCGATCATCTTTATTTAAGCGTCAACACCGTCAAAAACCATATGAGCCGTATCTTCGCCAAGCTCAGCGCCACCAACCGCACCCAGGCGGTGCTCAAGGCGATGAGTTCCGGCGGCGAATAA
- a CDS encoding (Fe-S)-binding protein: MENQPRPTGPRAFDADHPPAPQIIDTCVHCGFCLATCPSYRVLGTEMDSPRGRIYLMDALNEGQIPLSQTTAGHFDSCLGCLACVSTCPSGVQYDQLIAATRPQVERNVDRSVPERLLRALIFNLLPYPRRLRPLLVPLVPYQKLGLQKLVRKSGLLPKIAPRLAAMESILPEVPASAFAAPMPERVAAQGKQRFRVGLITGCVQQLFFDRVNRATLRVLTAIGCEVVIPRSQGCCAALPQHQGQSEQARQMARDLIDSFADSGVDYLIINAAGCGHTLKEYGHILADDPLYRERAAAFAAKVRDVQEFLYWAKIPVPLQPIADGPLALVYQDACHLLHGQRISLQPRQLLAQIPGVQVREPVDAALCCGSAGVYNILQPEIGEELGRQKVENLLATGAVLIASANPGCALQIRKHLELTGQAVPVRHPMELIDAAIRGVKVADLRAS, translated from the coding sequence ATGGAGAACCAGCCCCGGCCCACCGGCCCCAGAGCCTTCGATGCGGACCACCCCCCCGCTCCGCAGATCATCGACACCTGCGTGCACTGCGGCTTTTGCCTCGCCACCTGTCCCAGCTACCGGGTACTCGGCACGGAGATGGATTCGCCCCGGGGCCGCATCTATTTGATGGACGCGCTCAACGAGGGACAGATTCCCCTCTCGCAGACGACCGCCGGCCACTTCGACAGCTGTCTGGGTTGCCTCGCCTGTGTGAGCACCTGCCCTTCCGGCGTGCAGTACGACCAGCTCATCGCCGCTACCCGCCCCCAGGTGGAACGCAACGTCGATCGCTCCGTCCCCGAGCGGCTGCTGCGCGCCTTGATCTTTAACCTGCTGCCCTACCCGCGCCGTTTGCGTCCGCTGCTCGTACCGCTGGTGCCCTATCAGAAACTCGGGCTGCAGAAGCTGGTGCGCAAAAGCGGGCTGCTGCCAAAAATCGCCCCGCGCCTGGCGGCGATGGAGTCGATTCTGCCGGAAGTACCTGCGAGCGCCTTTGCAGCCCCGATGCCCGAGCGGGTGGCCGCCCAGGGCAAGCAGCGCTTTCGGGTGGGACTGATCACCGGCTGTGTGCAGCAGCTGTTTTTTGACCGGGTCAACCGCGCCACCCTGCGGGTGCTCACCGCCATCGGCTGCGAGGTGGTCATTCCCCGCTCCCAGGGCTGCTGCGCGGCCCTCCCGCAGCACCAGGGCCAGAGCGAGCAAGCCCGGCAAATGGCCCGCGACCTCATCGACAGTTTTGCCGACAGCGGCGTCGATTATCTGATCATCAACGCCGCCGGCTGCGGCCATACCCTCAAGGAGTACGGCCACATCCTGGCGGACGACCCGCTCTACCGCGAGCGGGCCGCCGCCTTTGCCGCCAAAGTGCGCGACGTGCAGGAATTTTTGTACTGGGCCAAGATCCCCGTCCCCCTCCAACCGATTGCCGACGGGCCACTGGCACTCGTCTACCAGGACGCCTGCCACCTGCTGCACGGCCAGCGCATCAGCCTGCAGCCGCGCCAGTTGCTCGCTCAGATTCCTGGAGTGCAAGTGCGCGAACCGGTGGATGCGGCCCTCTGCTGCGGCAGCGCCGGGGTCTACAACATTCTGCAGCCGGAGATTGGTGAGGAACTCGGCCGTCAAAAAGTCGAGAATCTGCTCGCGACCGGTGCCGTGCTCATCGCTTCTGCCAACCCCGGCTGCGCCCTGCAGATCCGCAAGCACCTGGAACTGACCGGCCAGGCAGTACCCGTAAGACACCCCATGGAACTCATCGACGCCGCCATCCGCGGGGTGAAAGTTGCGGATCTTCGCGCAAGCTGA
- a CDS encoding phosphoketolase has translation MVVTPQQLSTLPAFCEGIQYFAEPGDFFALHSKQPVIAQGQVAIADAADPEAVFQTLLAADALRYLTLQITASKASGHPGGFASSAEAVAALFMLGHKNMPTEVGHHAPGYYSAMFLDRSLEAMGIETVAQLRERYRERHGLLGHLSGFIPGILSPAGPLGQGQHFAMAGAKLYPGTLFPVTIGDGGLGEPYVLSAFGHFHTAFPEITNFLPVLVWNGFSQEHHSMVSTLGNEAMINLWRAQGFEEVFLVDAKSFDDQDQQQQQQQPGGPYVDSTRFGFTQRLAFTAAVLAAAHRAAQAALGGTLCALIIKQLKGAGVHARGAKSHNLYAQHTLDNPDIVSALQSRALPPEAWALVRTNFERAGGGPAARVAVTESVRPLPELGELPCEAFAVGGPAKVATTAMGNLVAAVGRADRSFIVSNADGNEASGIANINQALRIVHPTADALYYQEPGGQVYEPLSEDACAGLAAALALLGCRSLWCSYESFAINGLPIWQTVTQAMAELRRPTPSTVCLFTAGALEQGRNGWTHQRPEIENYFAALMRNGNVYPVFPVDANGIQAAYAWALGTVNKGIAIFASKTPLPVRTTLDQGRQALADGAITLLQGSEAPRVTFAVVGDMALLPVFEAAQALEALGIASRIVSVVNPRRLYRPSDVAWQSCSEADGEFLSDEGFERLFGAEVLVGVTGGAGGVLEPVFLRSQARRRETFCWKRGETTASPGELMAFNGLSAASLCERVQQLLI, from the coding sequence ATGGTCGTCACGCCGCAGCAGTTGTCCACCCTGCCCGCTTTTTGCGAGGGTATCCAGTACTTTGCCGAACCCGGCGACTTTTTTGCGCTCCACAGCAAGCAGCCGGTGATCGCCCAGGGCCAGGTGGCCATCGCCGATGCGGCCGACCCCGAGGCGGTCTTCCAGACCCTGCTGGCAGCCGACGCGCTGCGCTACTTGACGTTGCAAATTACCGCAAGCAAGGCCAGCGGTCACCCCGGCGGTTTTGCCAGCAGCGCCGAGGCGGTGGCGGCGCTGTTTATGCTCGGGCACAAAAATATGCCGACCGAAGTGGGTCACCACGCGCCCGGATACTACAGTGCGATGTTTCTCGATCGCTCGCTGGAGGCGATGGGCATCGAGACGGTCGCCCAACTGCGCGAGCGCTACCGCGAAAGGCACGGGCTGCTGGGGCACCTGTCGGGCTTTATCCCCGGTATCCTCTCCCCTGCTGGTCCTCTCGGTCAGGGCCAGCACTTTGCGATGGCAGGAGCGAAGCTCTATCCCGGTACGCTCTTCCCGGTCACCATCGGCGACGGCGGCCTGGGCGAACCCTACGTGCTGAGCGCCTTCGGCCATTTCCACACCGCCTTTCCCGAGATTACCAACTTTCTGCCGGTGCTGGTCTGGAACGGCTTCAGCCAGGAGCACCACTCGATGGTCTCGACCCTCGGCAACGAAGCGATGATCAACCTCTGGCGCGCCCAGGGCTTTGAAGAGGTGTTCCTCGTCGACGCCAAGTCCTTCGACGATCAAGACCAGCAGCAGCAGCAGCAGCAGCCGGGCGGCCCTTACGTCGACAGCACCCGCTTCGGGTTCACCCAGCGGCTCGCCTTTACCGCCGCGGTGCTCGCCGCCGCCCACCGGGCCGCCCAGGCGGCCCTCGGAGGGACATTGTGCGCGCTGATCATCAAACAGCTCAAAGGTGCGGGTGTGCATGCCCGCGGCGCCAAATCCCACAACCTCTACGCCCAGCACACCCTCGACAACCCAGACATTGTCTCGGCCCTGCAAAGCCGTGCCCTCCCCCCGGAGGCCTGGGCTCTGGTGCGCACCAATTTTGAGCGCGCCGGGGGCGGCCCGGCGGCGCGGGTGGCGGTCACCGAGTCGGTCAGACCCCTGCCGGAATTGGGAGAATTGCCCTGCGAAGCGTTTGCAGTGGGCGGCCCCGCGAAGGTGGCGACCACGGCCATGGGCAACCTGGTGGCCGCCGTCGGCCGCGCCGACCGCAGCTTTATCGTCAGCAACGCCGACGGCAACGAAGCCTCGGGCATCGCCAACATCAACCAGGCGCTGCGCATCGTGCACCCCACCGCCGATGCGCTTTATTACCAGGAGCCGGGCGGACAGGTCTACGAACCCCTCAGCGAGGACGCCTGCGCCGGACTTGCCGCCGCCCTGGCGCTGTTGGGCTGCCGCAGCCTCTGGTGCTCCTACGAGTCGTTCGCCATCAACGGATTGCCCATCTGGCAGACGGTCACCCAGGCGATGGCCGAACTGCGCCGCCCCACCCCCTCGACTGTCTGCCTGTTCACCGCCGGTGCCCTCGAACAGGGCCGCAACGGCTGGACCCACCAGCGGCCTGAGATCGAAAATTACTTTGCCGCCCTGATGCGCAACGGCAACGTCTATCCGGTATTTCCCGTCGACGCCAACGGCATCCAGGCAGCCTACGCCTGGGCCCTCGGTACCGTCAACAAGGGTATCGCCATCTTTGCCAGCAAAACGCCCCTGCCGGTGCGCACCACCCTCGATCAAGGCCGTCAGGCCCTGGCCGACGGAGCGATCACTCTGCTCCAGGGCAGTGAGGCGCCCCGAGTCACCTTTGCGGTGGTCGGGGACATGGCCCTGCTGCCGGTCTTCGAAGCCGCCCAAGCGCTTGAAGCGCTGGGCATCGCCAGCCGGATTGTCTCGGTGGTCAACCCGCGGCGGCTCTACCGGCCCAGCGACGTTGCCTGGCAAAGTTGCTCCGAAGCGGACGGCGAATTTCTCAGCGACGAGGGTTTTGAGCGGCTGTTCGGCGCCGAAGTGCTCGTCGGAGTCACCGGCGGCGCCGGCGGCGTTCTCGAACCGGTATTCCTGCGCTCCCAGGCCCGCCGACGCGAAACGTTCTGCTGGAAGCGCGGCGAGACCACCGCAAGCCCGGGCGAACTGATGGCCTTTAACGGTCTGAGCGCCGCTTCCCTCTGTGAGCGCGTTCAGCAGCTGCTGATTTAG